DNA from Tachysurus fulvidraco isolate hzauxx_2018 chromosome 16, HZAU_PFXX_2.0, whole genome shotgun sequence:
GGGTTAGGGATAAAGGGTTAGGGATAAAGGGTTAGGGATAAAGGGTTAGGGTAAAGGGTTAGGGATAAAGGGTTAGGGATAAAGGGTTAGGGATAAAGGGTTAGGGTAAAGGGTTAGGGGTAAAGGGTTAGTGTAAAGGGTTAGTGTAAAGGGTTAGGGTAAAGGGTTCAGGGTAAAGGGTTAGGGGTAAAGGGTTAGGGTAAAGGGTTAGGGGTAAACCCTTGTGTATAACCCTTTACCCTAACCCtttacccctaaccctaacccagaaAGGTTCTTTAACCTCTTATTACTGCAGTGTCTGTAAAAGCTGCACCCTGTAATATACATGTGGTCATTTTAACCTCGCTTTCAGAAAGAGCGGCTGTTTTAACAACAGTAACTACTGCGGCTTTGACACATCGATCAGCCATCGAcatttattagacagtaacttgtctttaaactcatatcaccatattacaaacacagccttcttcaccttagaaatatcaccaagctgagaaacatcctgtctgtctctgatgctgagaagctagttgatgccttcatgacctctagactggactattgtaatgcattactaggtggttgtcctgcatctttaataaataggttacagttagtccaaaatgcagctgccagagttctcactaggacaagaaagtatgacctttaaccccaatgttatcatctctacactgactatctgttaagtttagaactgattacaaactgctgctacttacgtacaaggctcttaatggtttaggtcccatgtatctaactagtcttctaacacgttacaatccttcacgctctctgacatcacaaaactcaggacttctgctagttcccagaatatctaagtctactaaaggtggtagagcgttttcttatttagctcccaaactttggaatagtcttcctgatagtgttcggggctcagacacactttcccagtttaaatgtagattaaaaactcatctctttagtcagacgtacacgtaatacatcccataatattgaaCAGTAGCTAcattaatccctctccactgctccTCTTTTTCTATCCAttccgaggcatccagacattgtaccagctctggtCGTCTTCTGTACCATGAAGATtatggacctccactgagatgaggatgggttagggttagtctgtatggtctgtatggtctttagtctgtatagtctgtatggtctatggtctgtatggtctgtagtctgtatggtctgtatagtctgtatggtttataatgcccttgagcaaggcaccgaaccccccaactgctccccgggtgctgcagcataaatgtctgcccactgctccgggtgtgttcacagtgtgtgtgttaacggtgtgtgtgtgtgtgtgcactttgaatgggttaaacgcggagaacaaattctgagtctgggtcaccgtccttagccgtatgtcacgtcacttcacaaGGTTTCTCTTCAGAAGACTGTCTGGATATTTGGAGACTCAAGAGGGATTTCCACAGAAGTATCAGAAGAATTTGTGACACTTCACCACTTATTAAAAACTACACAGTGGTCCATGTTCTGCTTTGTACAGATGCACATGGTCACAAACGACAAGACAAAATACTTCCAGTTTCAGACAATGAGAATGAAGCAGTTTCCATTTCTATATTGttgaacttttattatttaaagcataAATGAGGAAAGAAAAAGTATAACAAAACAGGGGTCTGGTATTTTCATcacattaaataatttatatacgTTTGGTTgatggattttaaaataaagttctttttcatttttataaaaagaaacttCATCTGCCGTCACttatataaaacacaattactgctaaataaagtgtttttataCAGTAACTAATTTAGGAATTATCAGgacattaaacatttcttatattaatgaatattaattgtgGCCAAATAATAATTCTACAATATGTAAGCACAATATGGGAGAAAAGCGCAGTAACAGTGCATTAGGGGTCAGTGACACGCGTCTGTATGTCATCGGCTCGGGGGGCTTTAATGACTTTAATGTTAAAGGGAATAAAGTAGCATGTTAACGCTTGTGCGTCGCTGTGTTCTAGCATTAGCTCCTGTGCTATCCTGTCAGCTGGCCACTCCTCAGGTGTTAGCTTATGTTTGTTTAGAGCGGTTAGCGCTTCCACAATGTTCAGCTTCCCTTTGGGCAcatctgtaacatcacacactccaGGTGGCGCCAGTGAGGTACTGAGAGGCCGGAAGTCCACCTTCTGCTGCCTCCTTACACCTGCTAgagtctgtctcacacacacacacacacacacacacacacacacacacctcagcacTTTGAGTACTAATCACAATTAAGAGAAAACTAATCACAGAGAAAACCAGAGAAGGCAGAATTGTTTTCTGTgggtaaaaatattattatccTGAATAAGAGAAATGCTTtagtataataatgtattaaaggTGGCAGGTTTACTCCACAAACAGAAGGTCTGCTACACATGTTTCAGTCAGAGCAGGAttgttgcacacacacacacacgcacgcacacacacgcacgcacgcacacgcacgcacaaacacacacacacacacacacacgcacacgcacacacaggcacacacctttgtgtatagtgtattaacAAACTGATGAACAGATAGCACCTTCTCTATTTtttgacagatttatttttctgtccgTTCATGttctatttttactttatttatgtgttttacACTTTTAGCCCTCGTGTTAATGGACgtcatactgtgtatgattgtgtacgtGACAAATCAGTGTTGGAACATCATAAGGCTGGTCTTAAACCCAATGTTTTGCTCTCTACCTCTTCTTGTGGTGAACTAAATGAATGACATCAGTGACTCAGCTAATCTTCGTTCGTTCACCAGTGTCATTTACTACTTGATTCAGATCCATATGTGGATTTGTTCAGAACCCCTAAGCAGTGACCTGCTCCTTTAGCTCAGGGAAAAGCTGACAAAGCAGTCACGTGTTTTACATCAGAGACTTCAGTGAttatgaaatgtaaatgattcgTTTACAACACTGATTCGTACACGAACGAAACACCACtgctctgtgcgtgtgtgtgtgagagagtgtgtgtgagtttgacagagagagagagtgagtgtatgtgtgtgagtgtgagtgtgtgtgtgtgagagagagagagagagagagagagagagagtgtgtgagagagagagagagtttgtgtgtgtgtgtgagagagagagagattgagtgtgtgtgtgtgtgtgtgtgtgtgagagagagagagagagagagtttgtgtgtgtgtgtgtgtgtgtgtgtgtgtgtgtgtgtgtgtgagagagagagagagtttgtgtgtgtgtgagagagagagagattgagtgtgtgtgtgtgtgagagagagagagagtttgtgtgtgtgtgtgtgtgtgtgtgtgtgtgtgtgtgtgtgtgtgtgtgtgtgtgtgtgtgagagagagtttgtgtgtgtgtgtgtgagagagagagagagattgagtgtgtgtgtgtgtgtgtgtgtgtgtgtgtgtgtgagtgagagagagagagagagagagagagtttgtgtgtgtgtgtgtgtgtgtgtgtgtgtgtgtgtgtgtgtgtgtgtgtgtgtgtgtgtgtgtgtgagagagagtttgtgtgtgtgtgtgtgagagagagagagagtttgtgtgtgtgtgtgtgtgtgtgtgtgtgtgtgtgtgtgtgtgtgtgtgtgtgtgtgtgtgtgtgtgtgtgtgtgtgtacacgtaccGGTGTTTGTGGGTCTTTAGAATCCACATAAACTTGTCGCAGTCGGTTCAGTAGCGGATCGTCCTTCATCTGGAtctgactcactgtaacacacactgataaacagtTCATAGGAGCTCAAACCGCACACTGtcagtgtcgtgtgtgtgtgtgtgtgtgagtgagtgagtgagtgagtgagtgagagagagagagagagagagagagagagagagagagagagagagagagagagacgcagccCTGTGTCAGTAAACACGGATATAAACGGTATCGTTATTATTACCGGCCGGAACGCTGTTACTGTGATGAACCGGTACGGTGTATCGTGGCGCCGCTTCTGGTTTGGTTTTGCCGATTTCACGGTGCGCGCGAGCCTCTAGGTTAAAGTTTCTGAACAGGCGACTCACGCGCGCGCCCATGTCTATTacttacctgtgtgtgtgtgtgtgtgtgtgtgtgtgtgtgtgtgtgtgtgtgtgtgtgtgtgtgtgtgtgtgtgtgtgtgtgtgtgtgtgtgtgtgtgtgtgtgtgtgtgtgtgtgtgtgtgtgtgttcattcgtGACCTGGAACGGAAGCCGTAGTAGGACACTTCCTGTCTTAGTAAACAGCgaatttaaaataatagttctagtacacacacacacacacacacacacgcacacgcacgcacgcacgcacgcacgcacgcacgcacacacacacacacacacacacacacacacacacacacacacacacacagtatttatatttatatagtcaGCGTCAGCTGTGGGGGGGTTAAAGGGTCTTTCTCAAGGGCAAACTCGGCTTAATGTTAGGGCTCAAATCCTCAGTCAATATTTCATGATAACTAACAAAGTAAATTGTTCTATAAGCGCACAGAAATGTAGCTCAACAAATGgaagttaattattattattaaacaaaactatCTATATTTATACTATCCAGATTAAAATAGATAAACAGTAAACGTAATTAATGCAGTATTTTACCAGCGCGTTATTACAGTGActgtgtcattttatttcacGGGGATTTATTAGCCATTTATAGTTATTAGTTAATTAGATGAACTAACTCGTGTTGCAGTAACACATATTAATCAGCAGGTGGCAGTGACAGAGCAGTACATTGCAGACTGTTTTATTTGCCCCATATGGTACCTATTACCTTATCATTATATGTTCTTATAcaataattattgtttattttatcagaCCAGGCTCTTACTCCGTCTTCAGCTGTGTGGTGTTGTGAGTTCTTGTCGAGCAGAAGCAGAACCCGACATGTTCtcctgctgttgtagctcattgACCCCAAGGGAGAGAGGCTTACCACGTTGTACAGACTGATTACCCTTTATCTCAGTGGTTGAATCATTTTCTGCGAGTTTCACGCCTGTCTCAGcatttaaattatattgtttAAATTTTCTCTTGGTTAATATTTTACGCTGTcgcttttgtttattaaatttttttaattaattctgttaatttttttattgttcttttttattgttctttctGTCGTTAAACATCTAGCGGAGGAAATGCTCTTTGGATCTTTTTAATATTCACAACTTATTGTAGTCAAAGCTACATAATCATTAAGTCTGACAAACTTTCAGCTTGTCCGGTGTGTGAACTGCAGCATGTTTAGTAATTCTTCCTCTGTCATTAGCTTTAATTGTGATAAGTGTTTGTTAGTTATCTCTCTGACGGAGATGATCTTAGCTTTAGAGGTGTGCATACAGACACTAGAGAGGGATGGTGATAGTGGTGTAGTTTCTGTAGGGGAAAACCTGGATGCCTTTGGAGAAGTTTGTAACCCTCTAACACCGGCATTAGAGCCCTCACAGCGGAGCGAATGGGTGACAAATGGGTGACGACTCGGCGGCAAAGTCACAAAGCCAAAGCTAATGCCAAGGCTTGCCCATGGGAGCACCACTTCACATGTTTAACAGGTTTGCTTTCCTCTGTGAAGAACCTGCTGAGAAACCTGAAAGTGCTCTGGTTATAGGAGACTCCATCTTAAGGCATGTGAAATTAGCTCGGCCTTTAGGGGCTCCAGCAGCACTGGTTAGGTGTATTCTGGGAGCCAGGGCGCCGGACATAGCAGGTAATCTTAGGGTCTTAGGCAAGCATAGCTACTCGAAGGTAGTTTTCCATGTAGGAGCTAAAGATATACGCCTTCGGCAGTCAGAGATTAAAGAGTAATATTATACAGGTGTGTAAATTAGTGAAAGCGATGTCTGATGGTGTAGTATGCTCTGGCCCCATCCCAATGCAGCATGGCGATGTAGCTTACAGTAGATTATGGTCACCGAAATGCTGGATGTCCAGGTGGTGCTCCGAAATCAAGGTGGGCTTCATAGGTAACTGGAGCAGTTTTGAGGGCAAGGCTGGCCAGTGAAGATGAGACAGTATCCACCCACTCGAAGGTTATAGCACATAGCACATAGTTTGAGAAAAGGCCTAGTTAATTGGTGACAATCTGGAACCAgggccagggagcagacaagcaggctaATCCTACCGTTTGCTAGCCGCATTGAGTCGTCACCTGGGGTTCACAATATAGAGACCGTGTCTGTTTCCCgagctaaacaaaaatctataaacacacagaaaattaGTTTTAGTAACCTTATTAGCATAAAAAATAGATCATGGTGAATGCACATCATGCACATCTGAAACTTGGACTattaaatataagatctcttgCATCTAAAGCGCTTAAGGCTAATGAAATGATTACCgatcagaagtttagtgttccgtgtttaacagaaacatggatCAAACCAATCGAGTTTGTCGCATTAAACGATGCTTGTCCGCACGGTTATAGCTATATACATCAGCCACGCCTAACAGGCAGGGGCGGGGGTGTCGCCGTTAATCATGATGATAAGCTAGGCATCAACTTTTACACAATCAGCTAGGAAATTAGAATGTAGAtggactatttttatttaatactgtggCAAAATTAACTAGGAATGAAAATCATCAAACCTCtgattaaaaaacctgacctcGACCCTGTCAGCTGTCCAACTACTGtataggccaatatcaaacctctAACCTACTAGATAgactagaacatgttgttggtgttaaagcgacagctctctcctggatcaggtcttatttgacggATCGCTATCAGTTCGTAGACCTAAATGGTGAccactctaaacaaactaagaTAATGTTCGGTGTTCctcaaggttctgttttaggcccattgcttctctccctatatatgctacctcttggtgcaattattcgtaaacatggtattagcttccttctgtttaactctgacacacagaagatcttgtaccaggaccacagacagtcagaagtaagctttctgattacagagtaactctggatggtctttctattacatcatgtgcagcagtaaaagacctcggtgtgattattgataccggtctctcatctgaagctcacataaataataccacaatgttaGCCTTCTTTATCTCAGAGATATCAAACTTTTTTATCACAATCATTAAAAACTGTCATGGTAACTCAAAAGTGATTTGGGAACAGATCAATAAACTAACAGGTAAAACTTCTTAGTAATTCAGTACAGCTACAGAATGATGGAATGCTTTTGCAGGATCCATCTGCTGTGGCACagacaataaatgaatattttgttgATTCTGTTGATACCATAGCCAAAAGTTTCCCTGTGAAATATAACAACTTACCTGTCATGagttcagatttgttaattgaGGGCCCACTATGTCCAAAATCTGTATCCATATCCGATGTGGAAAAGGCAATTACATGGGATGGACAGACTCATGCTAAAACAAATAGGTCAGTCAATTATGGGTCCACTAACACATATCATTAATGTGTCTCTAGATCAAGGGAAATTTCCTGAGTGATGGAAACTTGCTAGTGTTATTCCTATATTTAAAAGGTGGTAACTCCCTTCTTACATCTAATTACCGACTGTAAAAATCGCCACACCGACCTATTCGCATTTTGCCAACGGTATCTAAAGTTTTTGAAAAACTTGTTGCTAAACAAATCACTAATCATCTTAATTGCAGCTCCTTTCCATTACATTCAATGCAGTTTGGCTTTAGGGCTAATCATTCTACAGAGACAGCAATATGTTAAATCAAATATGGACAAAGGAGGGATAGTGGGagcaatttttttgtattttcacaaAGCATTTGATACAGTTAACCATTTAGTTTTACTGCATAAACTTCATGCATTTAATTTCTCTTCCAAATTCATTAGGCTCATTAATTCATATCTTTTATCTCGCTCACAAAGTGTACGAATTGACCAATATAATTCTACACCCTTACTATTATCAACTGGTGTTCCACAGGGCTCAATTATAGGACCAATTCTTTTCAGTATATATAAACGATTTACCATCTTTGTGTAAGAACTGTGACTCTTATGTATGCAGATGGCACAGTTAT
Protein-coding regions in this window:
- the ndufaf4 gene encoding NADH dehydrogenase [ubiquinone] 1 alpha subcomplex assembly factor 4 isoform X1, whose translation is MGARVSRLFRNFNLEARAHREIGKTKPEAAPRYTVPVHHSNSVPAVCVTVSQIQMKDDPLLNRLRQVYVDSKDPQTPTLAGVRRQQKVDFRPLSTSLAPPGVCDVTDVPKGKLNIVEALTALNKHKLTPEEWPADRIAQELMLEHSDAQALTCYFIPFNIKVIKAPRADDIQTRVTDP
- the ndufaf4 gene encoding NADH dehydrogenase [ubiquinone] 1 alpha subcomplex assembly factor 4 isoform X2, whose amino-acid sequence is MGARVSRLFRNFNLEARAHREIGKTKPEAAPRYTVPVHHSNSVPAVSQIQMKDDPLLNRLRQVYVDSKDPQTPTLAGVRRQQKVDFRPLSTSLAPPGVCDVTDVPKGKLNIVEALTALNKHKLTPEEWPADRIAQELMLEHSDAQALTCYFIPFNIKVIKAPRADDIQTRVTDP